The Sulfuricurvum sp. genomic interval TTCATAGAAGCGTCAAGTTTTTGAGCCCCTACCGTAACAATACGAGCTCCCTCATTCAAACCGCGAACACGAACGCTATCCGTACCATGGCTTAAAACACTCACTTTTACAAACGAGAGGGCATTTCCGGTACTATTTACAACCCACACACCGGGTGTATTATTCGTTTTAATAAGTGCGCTCAAAGGGACGTTCACCCCTTCATCGCTTGAGGGAAGAGATAACTGAAGCTGTGCCGTACTACCCAAAGAGATTCCGTTCAAAATCGCACTGGATTCCGCTGTAGGTGCATAGCGTGCACGGAAAGTTTTTCCTTGCATGGAAGCGATCGGGGATAGCTCTCGAAGATGCAGAGATAGCGATGTTTTAGGATCGCTCCATGATTGTGCTTTTGCGCTATATTGTTTGGCTTTACTCACAATATCTTCGGGTAAATCAACCACCACTTCACGCTCACCCTCTTTTGCGAGAGAGATAACGCTTTGCCCCTCCGCTACGACTTGTCCGACCTCCATACGCATTGCCGTAACGACACCGTCGTACGGTGCGAGAAGTGTCGCGTAAGAATTTCTATTTTTTGCAAGTTCAAGCTGCTGGCGTGCTTGTTCCACACGTGTTTTAGCAGCGTCGGCACGAGCTTTTTGGCGTTCTACATCAGCGGTTCCCATTGCTCCATCACCTGCCAATCGGCCGAATCTGCCCTCATCCGATTCAGCCTGAGTCGCATCAATGAGCGCAGCTTTATATTGCGCATTGGCAATACCCATTGCAAGATCATAATCCGCAATGTCCAACTCAGCCAACGGTTGACCGCGACTAACTTTATCCCCGATGTTGACCAAACGTTTTATCACTTTACCTCCGGTACGAAAGCCGAGATCGCTCTCAAAGCGTGCACCAACCGTTGCAGTTAGCCATCGCTCTTCCATTCCGTTGGATTGATGGATTGTCGAGACATATACGGGTGTAGGTAATACTTCGTGTTCCGCCTTTGGCTTGCTGCATCCGCCAAGGGTTATGGCCCCGACAATAACTAGGTTGATAGGAATGATGTATTGAGTCATTTTATTCATTGGTAGATACCTTTATTGGATTTTTGTGTTCAGATGACCAGCCTCCGCCTAAAGCTTTATAAAGCTGTACATCCGACAATAGTCGTTGTAATCCATGCTCATTTAGGGCTATTTTATTAACTAAAACCCCTCGCTGCATATCAAGCAGCGGCAACTTATCAATTTGCCCTTCACGATAAAGTGATTGCGCTGCTTTAAGCGCGTGAGATTCTCTGCTCAGGGCGGATTTGACCTTTTCACCGCGTTTGATCTCCTCAGATTGCACGACAAGAGAGTCTTCAACCTCTTTGAGTGCTGTTAAAACCGCTTTTTGCCACGCGATAAGCGCTTCATTTTCCTGAGCGCTTTGTGCATCTATCCCTGCTTGAATCCGTCCTGCATTGAAAATCGGCATGACAAAAGCCGCCGCCACGTTTGAAAATGATACCTGTGCCAAATCAAGTCCGTTAATACGGAAGTCTTGGCGACCGACAAGAGCATTGACAAAAAGCTTCGGCCATGTCTGAGATTGTGCCTCTTTCGAACGTAATGATTCGGCACTGTAGTGCGATTCGGCGGCCATTAAATCCGGACGTCTCCGTAATAAATCACTCGGTTGAGAAACCCCTATGGTTTGCGACTCTGGCCAAAAATACGCATCTACTTCCGAAACGGCAAAATTTGATGGGTTCTCCCCCACCAAAACAGCAATCTGACTTTGCAAGGTTGCAACCCATACTCGTAGTTGCGGTATCTGAGCATCCAGCGTATCGGCCTCTGCCTCTGCTCTATCCACATCAAACTGACTTGATTGCCCCTGCGCATAGCGTTTGGAAACGACATACGCACTTTCATGTTGCGTCGCAGCCAATGCCTCTACCAATTTGAGCCGTTCTTGTACCGCACGCAAAGTAAAATAGTTGCGTGCGATTTCACTGCTTATCACCAGCTGTGCGCCAACAACACCATACTCGGCAGCCCTAGCATCGGATTCTGCCGCACTTTTTGCTGCACGCAATCCTCCGCCGATGTCAATCTCCCAATCTATCCCCAAACCAATCCTGTACGCTCGAACATCAGGCAATCCCTGTTTCACTGCTTGCGGAAATCCGCTGTGTGATTTCGAAGCTGACGCTTCAAGATTTACCGTAGGCAAAAGACGTGAAGCCTGTACATCTCGCAGTGCATTCGCCGCAGTGATACGTGTCATTGCACTGCGTACGTCATGATTGTTTTCAAGACCTTTTTCGATGAGTGCCGTTAAAACCGGATCGTTGAAACTCTTCCACCACGCTATCTCATCGGAGGCTATTTTTTCAGCTTCCGCATAATGGTACGTTGCTGAAAGAGAGGTCTCAAGCTTCGGGGGAGAAGCTACAGGTGTCGCACATCCTGATAGTAGATATATCGAAGCGATAGAAAACCAAATCACATATGGTGGTAAAAACGTTTTTTGCATAAAATTCCCCTCACAAATATAGGGGAATTTTACTCGCTACTTATAGCGTTGTCATTCGCATTTGTTCATCTTTTTCAATCGGCTCAAATGCTGAGGGGTGATCCCCAAATACGAAGCAATATGGTACTGCGGTACTTTATCCAGCAGATACGGAGTCGTTTCTAAAAACTGTGCAAATCGTGTCTCCGCATTCATAACTAACTGAGAGAAAAACTTCTGATGCACTAGCGAATAGGCCAAATCACTGGAACGACGCATAAATTCCGACCACTTCAAATCGTGTGCACACAAATAATCTTTCTCCTCTTTTTTCATAATCTGAAACGTACAGTCGGTGATTGCCTCAAAATGGAGTTTCGAAGGAGTTTGGCATAAGTAGCTATCATAATCAAATACCACCAGATTCGTCAAATGGGAATTTTCATCGTTGAAATAGATATACCACGTCGTATCCTTGCCGTTTTCATCGATATAGTACCCGCGTGCGATACCCGATTCGAGGAAATAGATAGCATCGTGGATATGCTCCGCGTAGTGAATCATTTCCCCTTTTTGAAAATACTTTTGACGCAACATTTGGGTAAGCAATTCAACTTCACTACTACTCAAATCGATATTAATGGTCAAAAATTTCAGTAATTTCAATTTACTTTTTTCCAGCCATTTTGATATAAATATGAAGGATATCCAGCGCTGCAGGGGTCATTCCCGAAATCTGCGATGCCGCTTGCAAGGTCGGCGGGTTAAACGTATTGAGCTTGCTCACGATCTCATTCGAGAGTCCTGACACAGATGCGAAATCGAAATTCTCAGGGATGGCGATATGGAGCATTTTA includes:
- a CDS encoding efflux RND transporter periplasmic adaptor subunit yields the protein MNKMTQYIIPINLVIVGAITLGGCSKPKAEHEVLPTPVYVSTIHQSNGMEERWLTATVGARFESDLGFRTGGKVIKRLVNIGDKVSRGQPLAELDIADYDLAMGIANAQYKAALIDATQAESDEGRFGRLAGDGAMGTADVERQKARADAAKTRVEQARQQLELAKNRNSYATLLAPYDGVVTAMRMEVGQVVAEGQSVISLAKEGEREVVVDLPEDIVSKAKQYSAKAQSWSDPKTSLSLHLRELSPIASMQGKTFRARYAPTAESSAILNGISLGSTAQLQLSLPSSDEGVNVPLSALIKTNNTPGVWVVNSTGNALSFVKVSVLSHGTDSVRVRGLNEGARIVTVGAQKLDASMKIRPIERINGNLETRGTL
- a CDS encoding efflux transporter outer membrane subunit; its protein translation is MQKTFLPPYVIWFSIASIYLLSGCATPVASPPKLETSLSATYHYAEAEKIASDEIAWWKSFNDPVLTALIEKGLENNHDVRSAMTRITAANALRDVQASRLLPTVNLEASASKSHSGFPQAVKQGLPDVRAYRIGLGIDWEIDIGGGLRAAKSAAESDARAAEYGVVGAQLVISSEIARNYFTLRAVQERLKLVEALAATQHESAYVVSKRYAQGQSSQFDVDRAEAEADTLDAQIPQLRVWVATLQSQIAVLVGENPSNFAVSEVDAYFWPESQTIGVSQPSDLLRRRPDLMAAESHYSAESLRSKEAQSQTWPKLFVNALVGRQDFRINGLDLAQVSFSNVAAAFVMPIFNAGRIQAGIDAQSAQENEALIAWQKAVLTALKEVEDSLVVQSEEIKRGEKVKSALSRESHALKAAQSLYREGQIDKLPLLDMQRGVLVNKIALNEHGLQRLLSDVQLYKALGGGWSSEHKNPIKVSTNE
- a CDS encoding Crp/Fnr family transcriptional regulator, encoding MKLLKFLTINIDLSSSEVELLTQMLRQKYFQKGEMIHYAEHIHDAIYFLESGIARGYYIDENGKDTTWYIYFNDENSHLTNLVVFDYDSYLCQTPSKLHFEAITDCTFQIMKKEEKDYLCAHDLKWSEFMRRSSDLAYSLVHQKFFSQLVMNAETRFAQFLETTPYLLDKVPQYHIASYLGITPQHLSRLKKMNKCE